The region TGACGGCGAACGACGCCACAAGACCGAGGGCCCGGCTCGCCGCAGCGCGGCGGGCCGGGCCCTTCGCTCGAAGCCCCGACGTTTCAGTCGTCGCCAAACGGGTTGCGGGGCTTGCCCCGCTCGAACTTGAGCAGCCCCTCATCCATCCCCTTGAGCCTGTCCTGCTGCCTGCGGTCCTGATCCCCGTCGGCGAACAGCCGGCTCATCCGCTCGGCTTCCTCGCGCTTGCGCTGCTCGAACTCGGCCATGGCCTCGCTCATCGCGGTGCCCTGCTCCTGTTCCAGCTGCTCGAGCAGCAGGTGGTCGCGGATTTCCAGGTGGTTCTCGTAGGCGCTGACCACCAGGTGCAGGACCCCCAGTTCGTGCAGGGCTGAGACCTTCAGGCGCAGGGCTTCCGGCGCCCAGCCCAGCAGTTCGGCGGCCTGCTCCGGCGTGGGCGAGCCGCCGTTGCGGTGGGCCAGCACGCGAACGGCCGCCACCACCAGATGTCCCTCGTCGCGCGTCACGTTGGCCATGGCGTCCTTTCGGGCGGGTGTCCGCGGCCATGATGGCGCCGGTGCCTGCGGCGCGCAAGCCCGCCGTCGCTCCCGGCTGCGATCAGCCGCCGGCTCTGATCATTCGCCGATCCTGGCGCGCAGGCGGGCCGCGCGGTGGGCGTCGCCCAGCGCGCGCGCGTGCGCCAGTGCCCGCCGGAGATCGCCGAGCCGGTGCTCGTAGAGGATCGCCGCCTCGAGATGGGTCCAAGGCTGGGGGCCGTGCTGCCGCGCGCACTCCGCCAGCAGCGCCGCGACGCGCTCCCAGTCGCGCACCCGCTTGAGGATGCGGACAGCGTCCGCGTAGAAGCGCGGCGGGGCGTCCGCCTCCGCCGCACCCGGCAGCGCGGCGACGATCCAGGCCGCGGCTGCGGCCCTCCCCGCCGCCGGCTCGTCGGGCCGTCGCTCGCAGAGGCGCGCCAGCGACCAGGCGTCCTGCCAGGGCAGGGGGCCGCACGACTCGGGGGGCGCAGAGGTGGTCGGCGCGCCCAGCAGGCGCGAACGCGCGGTGGCGGCGTCGAGGATGGCGGCCATGCCCTGCAGGTCCCAGACGTTGTGGTCGCAGACCTCGCGCAGGGCGTCGGTCTCGCCCCGGCGCACGAAGCCCCACCAGGCGGCGGGGATGAGGTGGCCGGGGATGTCCCCCGCGCCGCGGTGGTCGCAGCCGACCGCGGTCTCGACGGTCGTCTGGCGGCAATCCGGCAGGCGCCGGCCCCACAGACGGCGAGCAGCCGGCAGCAGGTCCAGGCCGGCGAGGTCCGCGAGCAGGTCGCGACGACGGCACAGGATGCCCCGCGTGCGCAGCAGCGGCAGGTCGAAGGTCTGCCCGTTGTAGGTCACCACCACCGCGAAGCGGGCCGCGAGTTCCGCCAGGCTCCCGAGCAGCGCGTCCTCGGCCGAGGGCGAGGCCAGCAGGTACTGCCGGACGCGCAGGCCGCCCTCTTCCCACCAGGCGGTCCCCACCAGGAAGGCCAGGGTGCCCGTGCCGCCGGCGAGGCCGGTGGTCTCGGTGTCCAGCAGCAGGATGCGGTCGGCCGTCACGTCCGCCGGGAGCGGCGCCGTCAGCACCGGGATCAGCGGGGCGAGGGGGCCGGGAGACGCCGCCCGCAACAGGACCGAACGGACGCGGACAAGACCCGCGGGCGAAGGGATCGACTCGAAACCGAGGGCGGCCAGCGCCGCGTCGTCGGGCGGGCCGGTTGGGCGGGCGTCGTCGAGGCGGGCGTCGTCAGGGTGGGCCGTCGCCGGGGAGCCGAAGCGGGCCAGCCGGCTGCGCAGGTCCACGTCAACCCGCCGGCGTCGCCGCGGCCAGCAGGCGGCGGGCGCCTTCGCGCGCGGTCGCGCCGGCTTCGGCCGGCACGCCGACGCAGGCCGGGCAGCCGTGCCCGCACGCGCAGCGTTCGAGGTGGCGCCGGGCCGCGGCCGTGATCTCGTCCAGTTGCAGGAAGATGCGGCGGGCGTAGCCGACGCCGCCGGGGTAGGCGTCGTAGAGGTAGAGGGTCGGCCGGTCGGTGAACGGCGACTTGACCATCGGCAGCGCGTGGATGTCCGACGGATCGGCCATGATGAACGCCGGCGCCACGCGGCCCAGCAGGTGGGCCAGGCCCTTCAGGGCGTCGCCCAGGTCGAGGTGCGAGGCGGCCAGCCAGGCGTGCGCGTCCGCGGGCAGCTCCCACCAGAAGCTCGTGGTGTGCAGTTCCATCTCCGGCAGGTGCACCCGTCCGGCGCCCACGTTCTCGTGGGTGCCCAGCTTGATCTTCTTGTAGACCGTGACCTTGCTCACCAGGCCGATCTCCCCGAGCCCCTTGCGTCCGTAGGGCGCGTCCAGCGACTCGTCGTCGGTGAGCGTGCGCAGCTCGGTCTTGCGCTGGGCGTCGGTGTAGTAGTCGACCTGGACGGGCTTGACGTAGGCCTTGCGCCGCTCCCAGTCCAGCTTGTCGACGTGGTACTGCCGCCCGCCGTGGATGTAGACCGCCTCGTCGTGGAGCATCTCCTGGGCCCCGAACAGGTCCATCTCGCCGATCACCAGCCCGTGCGGCTGGTCCGTGTCGATGA is a window of bacterium DNA encoding:
- a CDS encoding ribonuclease H-like domain-containing protein; amino-acid sequence: MDLRSRLARFGSPATAHPDDARLDDARPTGPPDDAALAALGFESIPSPAGLVRVRSVLLRAASPGPLAPLIPVLTAPLPADVTADRILLLDTETTGLAGGTGTLAFLVGTAWWEEGGLRVRQYLLASPSAEDALLGSLAELAARFAVVVTYNGQTFDLPLLRTRGILCRRRDLLADLAGLDLLPAARRLWGRRLPDCRQTTVETAVGCDHRGAGDIPGHLIPAAWWGFVRRGETDALREVCDHNVWDLQGMAAILDAATARSRLLGAPTTSAPPESCGPLPWQDAWSLARLCERRPDEPAAGRAAAAAWIVAALPGAAEADAPPRFYADAVRILKRVRDWERVAALLAECARQHGPQPWTHLEAAILYEHRLGDLRRALAHARALGDAHRAARLRARIGE